The genomic region TCGTGGCCCGGCGCGCGGAAAATCTGCGAGGGTGGCCCATACTCGACGATTTCCCCCCGGTACATGACGGCGACCTCGTCGCAGATCAGGCTCGCGACCCTCAGATCATGGGTGATGAAAATCATTGCCACCTTTGTCTCTTTCTGGATTCGCGTCAGCAACTCGAGAATCTGCGCCTGGATCGACACGTCGAGGGCCGACACCGCTTCATCGGCCACCAACAGCACAGGGTCGAACATCAGCGCCCTGGCGATGCCGATCCGCTGCCGCTGGCCGCCGGAAAATTCATGCGGAAACCTGTCATAGGCACCCTCGTCCAACCCGACCAGCTTCAACGTTCGAAGCGCCTTGGCTTTCGCCTCCGAGATGGACATCCCATGCGCCACGGGCCCGACGGTCAGGACCCTGCCGATGGTATGACGCGGATTGAGGGAGGCAAACGGATCCTGGAAGATCATCTGGATATAGGGTCGGATCGATCGGAATGCGTCGTTCGACATCGGCGCGATATCGCGACCGTCGAACAGGATCTGGCCGCTATCCGAATTCATAAGCTTCACCAGAACCCGGCCGAGCGACGACTTTCCGGAACCGGATTCGCCGACGATGCCGAGGGTTCGCGCCTTGCGGATCGAAAAACTGACATCGTTGACGGCGCGCACAGTTCGACCCTTGGTAAAGAACCCGCCGGACGTGTGGTAGGTCTTACTGAGATGAGATACCTCAAGCACGACGGGCGTATCCGCTGCTCCCTGCCGATCCTGCGCGGTCATGCGCGGAACGGCGGCAATGAGGCGTTTCGTGTAGGGATGCTCGGGCGCGTTCAAGACGATATCGGCAGGCCCCTGCTCCACAAGATGTCCTTTCTCCATGACGATCACCCGATCGGCAATCTCCGCGACGACGCCGAAATCATGGGTGATGAACATCACGCTCATGTTCTTCCGACGCTGGATCTTGCGGATCAATTCGAGAATTTGCGCCTGGGTCGTGACATCCAGCGCCGTTGTCGGCTCGTCGGCGATCAAGACATCGGGATCAAGCGCGAGCGCCATGGCGATCATCACACGCTGACGCTGTCCGCCGGAGAGACGGAACGGATACTGATGCTGAAGCAGGCCTGGGTCGGGAAGACCAACCTCGTCGAGAAGACCGAGAACCTTGGCAGCACGGCTTTCCGGCGTCCCCACCTTGTGCGCTTCCATCACCTCGGCGATCTGATCGCCGATCGTCATCAGCGGATTGAGGGCCGAAAGCGGATCTTGAAAAATGATCGAGACGGCGCGGCCGCGCAACGCCCGCAAAGTCTTTTCATCCGCCTGGATCAGGTCCCGCCCCTTGAACCAGATGCTGCCATGCGTGACGGTGATGGCCGGTGACAACAGCCCCATGATTGCATTGGCCGTCACCGACTTTCCTGACCCGGACTCGCCGATGATGCAGAGAATTTCCCCCGATCTCAGATCGAAGGAAATGTCACTCACCGCATGCGGGCGCTCCATGTTCTTCGGAAGACTGACGGTCAGTTGCCGGACGGACAGAG from Rhizobium rhododendri harbors:
- a CDS encoding ABC transporter ATP-binding protein; translated protein: MQTETMPLEAGGDVALSVRQLTVSLPKNMERPHAVSDISFDLRSGEILCIIGESGSGKSVTANAIMGLLSPAITVTHGSIWFKGRDLIQADEKTLRALRGRAVSIIFQDPLSALNPLMTIGDQIAEVMEAHKVGTPESRAAKVLGLLDEVGLPDPGLLQHQYPFRLSGGQRQRVMIAMALALDPDVLIADEPTTALDVTTQAQILELIRKIQRRKNMSVMFITHDFGVVAEIADRVIVMEKGHLVEQGPADIVLNAPEHPYTKRLIAAVPRMTAQDRQGAADTPVVLEVSHLSKTYHTSGGFFTKGRTVRAVNDVSFSIRKARTLGIVGESGSGKSSLGRVLVKLMNSDSGQILFDGRDIAPMSNDAFRSIRPYIQMIFQDPFASLNPRHTIGRVLTVGPVAHGMSISEAKAKALRTLKLVGLDEGAYDRFPHEFSGGQRQRIGIARALMFDPVLLVADEAVSALDVSIQAQILELLTRIQKETKVAMIFITHDLRVASLICDEVAVMYRGEIVEYGPPSQIFRAPGHDYTRKLVAAIPGAEWEPAA